Proteins encoded together in one Pseudoroseomonas cervicalis window:
- the zapE gene encoding cell division protein ZapE, which translates to MDGTLKPGEAARPPSTAEGPLPAYRAKVAAGELRSDPAQAQAAEILQDLWRRTRGYEPKREVPTAEPGSGFMSRFFRKKPVEDAPGNAPQGLYLVGEVGRGKSMLMDLFFLCADVPRKQRIHFHQFMQQSHQRIHAWKKQHGDTSDPIPPLADTITAEASLLCFDEFQVHDIADAMILGRLFEALFARGTVIVATSNTAPDDLFKGKPGRDAFLPFIALINRHVSVLHLKSQQDYRRDRIQGLPTWHSPVDGRAERALNAAFKELTGKPHGEPEEISVLGRKVRVPQAVGGVARADFDDLCGLPLGPADYLAISTHFHTLVLDGIPRLGPDNFDRARRFITLVDTLYEHRCKLVASAAAEPDRLYEQGENAAMFQRTASRLMEMQSHDYLGLPHLT; encoded by the coding sequence ATGGATGGCACCCTGAAGCCGGGGGAGGCCGCGCGCCCCCCTTCCACCGCCGAAGGCCCGCTCCCCGCCTACCGCGCCAAGGTAGCGGCGGGCGAATTGCGTTCCGATCCCGCCCAGGCCCAGGCCGCCGAGATCCTGCAGGATCTCTGGCGCCGCACCCGCGGCTATGAGCCGAAGCGCGAGGTCCCGACCGCCGAGCCCGGCAGCGGCTTCATGAGCCGCTTCTTCCGCAAAAAGCCGGTCGAGGACGCGCCGGGCAACGCCCCCCAGGGCCTGTATCTGGTCGGCGAGGTCGGGCGCGGCAAGTCCATGCTGATGGACCTGTTCTTCCTCTGCGCCGATGTGCCGCGGAAGCAGCGCATCCATTTCCACCAGTTCATGCAGCAATCGCACCAGCGCATCCATGCCTGGAAGAAGCAGCATGGCGACACCAGCGACCCGATCCCGCCGCTGGCCGACACCATCACCGCCGAGGCCTCGCTGCTCTGCTTCGACGAGTTCCAGGTGCATGACATCGCCGATGCGATGATCCTGGGCCGGCTGTTCGAGGCGCTCTTCGCCCGCGGCACGGTGATCGTGGCGACCTCCAACACGGCGCCCGACGATCTGTTCAAGGGCAAGCCGGGGCGCGACGCCTTCCTGCCCTTCATCGCGCTGATCAACCGCCATGTCTCGGTGCTGCACCTGAAGTCGCAGCAGGATTACCGGCGCGACCGCATCCAGGGCCTGCCGACCTGGCACAGCCCGGTCGATGGCCGCGCCGAGCGGGCGCTGAACGCCGCCTTCAAGGAGCTGACCGGCAAGCCGCATGGCGAGCCGGAGGAGATCTCGGTGCTCGGCCGCAAGGTGCGGGTGCCGCAGGCGGTGGGCGGCGTGGCGCGGGCGGATTTCGACGATCTCTGCGGCCTGCCGCTGGGACCGGCCGACTACCTGGCCATCTCGACCCATTTCCACACCCTGGTGCTGGACGGCATCCCGCGCCTCGGCCCCGACAATTTCGACCGGGCGCGCCGCTTCATCACCCTGGTCGACACCCTCTACGAGCATCGCTGCAAGCTGGTCGCCTCGGCCGCGGCGGAGCCCGACCGACTCTACGAGCAGGGGGAGAATGCGGCGATGTTCCAGCGCACCGCCTCCCGCCTCATGGAAATGCAAAGCCACGACTATCTGGGCCTGCCGCACCTCACCTGA